The Mycolicibacterium insubricum DNA segment CTCGGTCGGGTGGCCAGAGGACGGCAATGTCGTTGGCCTGTCCGGCGAAACCGCTGCCGGTTTTGTCACCGACTGTCCATCTCGCCGGAACCCCGGCTCGGATCGTCTCCCCGCCGGTGGTATTCGCCTTGAGCCAGCCGGTCAGCAGCTCGCGTCCGTGTGGATCCAAACCGTCATCGAGAGCTACTCGGGTAAGGGTGGAAACCAGCTGCGCGGGGGTAGAGGTGTCCTTGTCGCCGTCGGGATAGTTCAACGCCGTTTCGTTGCGGTCCATGCGGGAGATGTTGTCGCCCAGCGTTCGAACGAACTCCTGGGTTACTGCCGGCCCGCCGAGGGTTGCGATGAGCAGGTTCGCGGCGGTGTTGTCGCTCTGGGTGATCATGGCTTCGCATAGTTGGGCCACCGTCATCCCGTCGTACAGGTGGGTCGCGGTGACCGGGGCCCACTCCAGGATGTCGGCCGGGGTGTAGTGAATCGTGCGGTCCAGCAGACCGGCCTCGGTCAGTCGGCGGTGCAACACCGTCGCAGCGATGAAGGTCTTGACCGTCGAGCACATCAGGAAGCGTTCGTCACCGCGGTGACTGACCGTGGATCCGTTGGCGGTGTCGAGGGCGAATAACCCGAGCTTTCCGCCGAATCGCCGTTCCAACGCGCCGAGTTCGGCAGTGGCCCGATCGGCTGCGCCGGCGTCCGAGCCGGGGGAGTCTGGCCGGCTTGGGGTGCACGCGAGAACCGCTCCGCCGATGCCCGCGAGGACTCCGGTGAGGACGGCGCGGCGCGACGTTGTCAACCGCTCGACGGTCCAGGCGCGGGGAACCAGTTGTCCGCCATGGCGACTGGACCGTCGGCCGGCAGTCGTGGCCTCCGGCGCACGATCGTCACGAGCACGCCGACGGCGATCAGGGCGATGAGCACCCCGGCTCCCACCAGCGTGTACCGCAGCGGAGCCGAAGCGGGTTGGCCGGCAAGGGTTGTCGGCTGTGTCGACTGCTCGATCAACATCAGCGGCAGGGCACCGGTGCTCAGGGTAGACGCGAGCTCTTTCGCGTCTGTCGCGGTGAACGAGCCGCTGACCAGAGTGGTGCCGCCGCGGATGGCCTCCCGGATCATCGGTGCGGTGACCACCTGTGAGTCCAGCACGAAGGCGGTCTGGATGCCCGGGTTGGCCGCGGTGAAGTCGCCCCAGACCACCGCGGCGTTGCCATTGAACTTCAGGTTGACGACGTATTCGCCGGACTGCTGGTCGAACCCCGAGGTCGCCGCGACCACATCGGTGCCCGAGATGATCGACGGCTTGAGGATGTAGACGGTCTTGCCGTCCTTCGCGCAGGCCACCAGCGGGAGCGCCGGGTCGTCGTTGCCGGCCAGCGGGTCGTCGTGACCGCAGAGTTGCGCGGTGACCTGGGCGGCCAGGTACAGGGTCAGCGGGTTGGTGCTCTGGCGCAGTTTCTTGTACTGCTGAATCAGCTCGACGCGGTCGATGCCGCTGCCGCTACCGATCTGGTCCGCGGGTGCTCTCGAATCGTCGGTCACCGGATAGGTATGCACCACCGGCCGGATATACAGCCGCCCGGTGGGGATCACCCGCGCGATTGCCTCGGCGCTGCCGTCGGGAGCGATCACCGTCAGCGTGGTGCCGTCGACCCGGACATCCGAATGCGGCAGCTCCAGATCGGCGATCCGCCGGCCGAGCGTCGTCGCGGTCTGTTGCAGCGCGTCCTCGGTCGGGGCGCTGCCGTCGGCGGTCGCCGTGCTGAAGGTGAGCTGCACTCCGGGTTGCCCGGGCGTCCCAGCCCAGCGATCCGCGGTGGCCAGCACCACGGTCGCGTACAGCGCTGCCAGTGCGATGATTGCGACGGTGCCGAGATAGCGCCGCAGCCACGACGGCCGCGTCGAGAGCGGGTAGATCGGGTCGCCGCCATACTCCGTGCCGCCGTGGGCTGCCGGGGGATACCCGGCACCGGGATGACCGGCGCCCGGGTACCCGGGCGGGACGGGAGCCGGCGGCGAAAACCCCGGCGGCGGATATCCCGCCGGCGGATCTGGTCGTTCGTCGGTCATCGCACGCCCCCGTTGGTCATCGCGCCTCGTCGGTCACCGCGCAGCCTCGTCGGCTACCGCGCAGCTCAGTCGACGCGAACCGACTTGATCTTCACGTCGGTCTTGGGTTTGCCGTCGGGCGTGCCGTTCGCCGTCCCCTCGGCGCCGATCTTGTCCAGCGTGGCCAGACCGGTCTCGTCGATGGTGCCGAACACCGTGTACTGCGGCGGCAGCTGCGAGTCCTTGTACACCAGGAAGAACTGGCTGCCGTTGGTGTTCGGACCGGCGTTGGCCATGGCCAGGGTGCCGCGCGGGTAGGTCACCGGCTTGTCCAGGTTCGGGCTGCCGGCCGGGTACTGGTCGGTGGGGTACTCGTTGCCGAACTTGTAGCCGGGACCGCCGGATCCGGTGCCGCCGGGATCGCCGCACTGCAGCACCGACAGGCTCGGGCTGGTGGTCAGCCGGTGGCACGGGGTGTCGTCGAAGTAGCCCTGCTGGGCGAGGCTGACGAAGCTGTTCACCGTGCACGGGGACTTCGCGTTGTCGAGCATCAACCCGACGTTGCCCGCGGTGGTCGACATGCTGACGCTGACCTGGGCCGGGTCGGTGGGCACCTTGCCGGTACGCGGCGGCTTGTTCGCCTTGGCCGCCGACTCCTTCACCGTGGCGGGATACTGGCAGTTGCCGCCCAGGTTCGCCGACGGTGTGAATTTCGGCAGGGACCCGGTCCCGGCGTTTTCCGGCTCGGCGTTGGCGGTCGCCTCGGCGACGGTGGTGGGGTCCACCTCGGCGCTGTTGCCCGGGTTGTCCTCCCGGTGCAGCCACCAGAACGTCCCGCTGGCGACGGCCGCCACCACCACGGCCAGCACGGCCGCCCCGATGGCCAGCGTTCGTTGCCGCTTGGCCTTGGCCTCGCGGCGTTCCAGCTGCCGGTCCAGCTTGCGCTTGGCCGCGGCACGTCGTTGCTCATTGGTCGGCATACCGACGAGTCTGCCAGCCCCGTGCCCATCCGCGGTCGCGGGTGCGGCGAGTGCGAGGATGAGCCACGTGCTGATCTCGGGGTTCGCCACCGGACTGTTCGACACCAACTGCTACCTGGTCGCGCAGGCGGCCTCCGGGCCGGTGCTGGTGGTCGATCCGGGCGACGACGCGGTCGGCACCTGCGAGTACTACTTCGCCGCCAACGACTGGGCGCCTGCCGCGGTCCTGCTCACCAACGCCCGGCCCGGCCACGCCGCTGCCGCCTACGATCTGGCCGCCGGTTGGGATATCCCCGTCTACCTGCACCGGGGGGACCGCGATCTGCTCGCCGAAGGCGATTACGGCGAGCCCGACGACGTCCGCGAGGTGGCCGACGGCCAACAGCTCGACATCGGCGGTGTCGAGGTGAGCGTCGCGCACCTCGGGTCGCCGACCCCCGGCTCGGTGGCCTACCGGGTGACCGCCGACACCGACGAAGGCCCGGTACCCGTAGTGTTTTCCGGTGACACCCTGCTTCTCCGCGCTGTCGGGCACGACTGTGACGGCGCCGGCGACCCCGACCCGGACCTGGTGGCCGCCGTCGCGGCGAAACTGATGGTGCTCGACGAGAAGACCGTGGTCATGCCGGGCCACGGCAGCAGTACCAGCATCGGCGCCGAACGCCGCGTCAACCCGCACCTCAAGGATTTGCTGTGAGCCAGACCTTCAAGGCCCCCAAGGGCATCCCGGACTATCTGCCCCCGGAATCGGCGGTCTTCGTCACGGTGCGCGACACCCTGTTGGCCACCGCCCGGCGCGCCGGCTACGGCGACATCGAGCTGCCGGTCTTCGAGGACACCGCGCTGTTCGCCCGAGGAGTCGGCGAATCCACCGACGTCGTCTCCAAGGAGATGTACACCTTCGCCGACCGCGGCGACCGCTCGGTGACGCTGCGCCCGGAGGGCACCGCCGGGGTGATGCGCGCGGTCATCGAGCACGGCCTGGACCGGGGCGCGCTGCCGGTCAAACTCTGCTACGCCGGACCGTTCTTCCGCTACGAACGCCCGCAGGCGGGCCGCTACCGCCAGCTCCAACAGGTCGGGGTAGAGGCCATCGGGGTCGACGACCCGGCCCTGGACGCGGAGGTCATCGCCGTCGCCGACGCCGGGTTCCGCGCACTCGGCCTGACCGGGTTCCGGCTGGAACTCACCTCGCTCGGCGACGACACCTGCCGGCCCGCCTACCGCAACCTGCTGCAGGAGTTCCTGTTCTCGCTGCCGCTGGACGATGCGACCCGGGCCCGCGCCGAGATCAACCCGCTGCGCGTGCTCGACGACAAGCGGCCCGAGGTGCGCGAGTTGACCGCCGCCGCCCCGGTGATGCTCGACCACCTCTCCGACGAGGCCGCCGAACACTTCCAGACCGTGCGCGCGCACCTCGATGCCCTCGGGGTGCCCTACGTCATCAACCCGCGGATGGTGCGGGGCCTGGACTACTACACCAAGACCACCTTCGAGTTCGTGCACGACGGGCTGGGCGCCCAGTCCGGGATCGGCGGCGGCGGCCGGTACGACGGGCTGATGGCACAGCTCGGCGGCCAGGAACTCTCCGGCATCGGTTTCGGGCTCGGGGTGGACCGCACTCTGCTGGCGCTGCGCGCCGAGGGCGTCGATCCGGCGCCGGCGGCGCGGGTGGACGTCTTCGGGGTGCCGCTCGGTGCGGCGGCCAAGCTGGAACTGGCCCGGATCGGCGCGGAGCTGCGCGCGGCGGGGGCCCGGGTGGATCTGGCCTACGGCGATCGTGGGATCAAGGGCGCCATGCGCGCGGCCGACCGCTCGGGCGCGGCGATCGCGCTGGTCGCCGGGGATCGCGACATCGAGGCCGGGACCGTGGGCGTGAAACTGCTGGCGACCGGAGAGCAGATCGACGTACCGGTCTACGAGGTCGTCGCCGTGGTGCTGGCCCGCCTCTAACGCATCAAAGTGCGGCGGGTCGCCGCGCGGATTCGGGCGCGTGCTCGCGGCGCAGGCCGACGCCGACCAGTCGGGCCGGCAGCACGGAGATCGCCGGAACCAGCCGCAGCAGGGCCGCGACGGCGCCGACCAGCGGCCCGGGTGCGGCCAGGTCGCGGCCGGCCAGTACCGGTGCCAGCAGTCCCCGGTGCAGGATCCGCTGCACCGACTGGATCGCGGCGGTGGGCAGCCGGCGGCGTCGCTGCACGGCCGCTAGATCCTGCGCGGTCACCCGATGCTCGAGCAGCGGCCGGTACAGCAGCGTCGCGGCGGCGACGGCATCCTGAATGGCGAGGTTGACGCCGACTCCGCCGGCCGGTGACATGGCGTGCGCGGCGTCGCCGATGCACAGCAGGCCTTCGCGATGCCAGCGGGGCAGCCGGTTGAGCTCCACGTTGAGCAACCGGACCGCGTCCCAGTCGGTGAGGCCGTCGGTGTCGCACTCCGGTGCCAGCACCGCCAGCTCCTCTTTGAGCCCGTCGAGGCCCCGGGCGCGCAGGGCCGCGTCGGCGCCCTTGGGGATCAGGTAGGCGATCTGGAAATAGCCGACCCGGGGAATCATGATGATCGCGCGCCCGGGCATCGTGCGCGGCAGCAGTGAGTATTCGCCGGCGCCGGTGCGCGGCAGCCGGAACCACCACACGTCGAAGGGCACCGGGTAGTCGTGCGGCACCAGAGCGGCGTCGGCGCGCAGCAGCGAGGTTCGGCCGTCGGCGGCGATGGTCAGCTCCGCGCGCAGTTCGCCGTCGCCGTCGGGCCCGCGGTAGGTGACCCCGACCACCCGAGATCCCTCGAACAGCAGGCCGGTCACCTCGGTGCTCATCCGCAGGTGGAAGCGCGGCTCCTCGGCGCCCGCGGCGGCCAGCAGGTTCAGGAAATCCCATTGCGGCACCATCGCCACGTACGGATGCGCCACATGCAGCCGGCCGAAATCGACCGGCGTCACCATCGTGTCGCCGAAGGGCACCTCCATGCTGGTCAACCGGGAGTGCGGAATGGCGTCGAACCGCTCGAACAGGCCCAGCTCGTCGAGCAGGGTCAGGGTCGACGGGTGCACGGTGTCGCCGCGGAAATCGCGCAGGAAGTCGGCGTGCTTTTCGAAGACGGTGACCTCGACGCCGCACCGAGCCAGGATCAGCCCCGCCATCATCCCGGCCGGTCCGCCACCGGCGATTGCGACCCCGGTCGCCGTCATCGGCCCTGTGCGATGGTGTTGAGCAGCTCGTCGGTGCGCCCGATGCCGCCGTCGAGCCGGTAGCCGCGCATCAGCACCTTCTTGCCGCCGGGCGTCAGCGCGACGAGTTTGGCCGCCGTCGAGTTCAGTTGCGGGCGGCGGATGAAGCTCACCTGGTCGAGGGCGGTGATCGCACCACCGGAGTAGCTGAACAGGTTCAGCTTGCGATCGAGCACCGCCACCGTGCGCCGTTCCGGCAGCGGGGCCTTGCGGCGGGTTC contains these protein-coding regions:
- the bla gene encoding class A beta-lactamase, which translates into the protein MTTSRRAVLTGVLAGIGGAVLACTPSRPDSPGSDAGAADRATAELGALERRFGGKLGLFALDTANGSTVSHRGDERFLMCSTVKTFIAATVLHRRLTEAGLLDRTIHYTPADILEWAPVTATHLYDGMTVAQLCEAMITQSDNTAANLLIATLGGPAVTQEFVRTLGDNISRMDRNETALNYPDGDKDTSTPAQLVSTLTRVALDDGLDPHGRELLTGWLKANTTGGETIRAGVPARWTVGDKTGSGFAGQANDIAVLWPPDRAPIVIAALTAPDDRASDQGKPTIAEATRIALRALGTEPA
- a CDS encoding SecDF P1 head subdomain-containing protein, producing MTDERPDPPAGYPPPGFSPPAPVPPGYPGAGHPGAGYPPAAHGGTEYGGDPIYPLSTRPSWLRRYLGTVAIIALAALYATVVLATADRWAGTPGQPGVQLTFSTATADGSAPTEDALQQTATTLGRRIADLELPHSDVRVDGTTLTVIAPDGSAEAIARVIPTGRLYIRPVVHTYPVTDDSRAPADQIGSGSGIDRVELIQQYKKLRQSTNPLTLYLAAQVTAQLCGHDDPLAGNDDPALPLVACAKDGKTVYILKPSIISGTDVVAATSGFDQQSGEYVVNLKFNGNAAVVWGDFTAANPGIQTAFVLDSQVVTAPMIREAIRGGTTLVSGSFTATDAKELASTLSTGALPLMLIEQSTQPTTLAGQPASAPLRYTLVGAGVLIALIAVGVLVTIVRRRPRLPADGPVAMADNWFPAPGPSSG
- a CDS encoding peptidylprolyl isomerase, which translates into the protein MPTNEQRRAAAKRKLDRQLERREAKAKRQRTLAIGAAVLAVVVAAVASGTFWWLHREDNPGNSAEVDPTTVAEATANAEPENAGTGSLPKFTPSANLGGNCQYPATVKESAAKANKPPRTGKVPTDPAQVSVSMSTTAGNVGLMLDNAKSPCTVNSFVSLAQQGYFDDTPCHRLTTSPSLSVLQCGDPGGTGSGGPGYKFGNEYPTDQYPAGSPNLDKPVTYPRGTLAMANAGPNTNGSQFFLVYKDSQLPPQYTVFGTIDETGLATLDKIGAEGTANGTPDGKPKTDVKIKSVRVD
- a CDS encoding MBL fold metallo-hydrolase; the encoded protein is MSHVLISGFATGLFDTNCYLVAQAASGPVLVVDPGDDAVGTCEYYFAANDWAPAAVLLTNARPGHAAAAYDLAAGWDIPVYLHRGDRDLLAEGDYGEPDDVREVADGQQLDIGGVEVSVAHLGSPTPGSVAYRVTADTDEGPVPVVFSGDTLLLRAVGHDCDGAGDPDPDLVAAVAAKLMVLDEKTVVMPGHGSSTSIGAERRVNPHLKDLL
- the hisS gene encoding histidine--tRNA ligase; amino-acid sequence: MSQTFKAPKGIPDYLPPESAVFVTVRDTLLATARRAGYGDIELPVFEDTALFARGVGESTDVVSKEMYTFADRGDRSVTLRPEGTAGVMRAVIEHGLDRGALPVKLCYAGPFFRYERPQAGRYRQLQQVGVEAIGVDDPALDAEVIAVADAGFRALGLTGFRLELTSLGDDTCRPAYRNLLQEFLFSLPLDDATRARAEINPLRVLDDKRPEVRELTAAAPVMLDHLSDEAAEHFQTVRAHLDALGVPYVINPRMVRGLDYYTKTTFEFVHDGLGAQSGIGGGGRYDGLMAQLGGQELSGIGFGLGVDRTLLALRAEGVDPAPAARVDVFGVPLGAAAKLELARIGAELRAAGARVDLAYGDRGIKGAMRAADRSGAAIALVAGDRDIEAGTVGVKLLATGEQIDVPVYEVVAVVLARL
- a CDS encoding FAD-dependent oxidoreductase, which produces MTATGVAIAGGGPAGMMAGLILARCGVEVTVFEKHADFLRDFRGDTVHPSTLTLLDELGLFERFDAIPHSRLTSMEVPFGDTMVTPVDFGRLHVAHPYVAMVPQWDFLNLLAAAGAEEPRFHLRMSTEVTGLLFEGSRVVGVTYRGPDGDGELRAELTIAADGRTSLLRADAALVPHDYPVPFDVWWFRLPRTGAGEYSLLPRTMPGRAIIMIPRVGYFQIAYLIPKGADAALRARGLDGLKEELAVLAPECDTDGLTDWDAVRLLNVELNRLPRWHREGLLCIGDAAHAMSPAGGVGVNLAIQDAVAAATLLYRPLLEHRVTAQDLAAVQRRRRLPTAAIQSVQRILHRGLLAPVLAGRDLAAPGPLVGAVAALLRLVPAISVLPARLVGVGLRREHAPESARRPAAL